From one Thermatribacter velox genomic stretch:
- a CDS encoding transketolase, whose protein sequence is MKQLERKALQLRIEVLKMIYEAGSGHIGGSLSSLDILVSLFYGVMRFDPHRPFWEERDRFILSKGHSVEAYYAVLADLGFFPREELRNYCRFGSRLTGHPTTKVPGVEVNTGSLGHGLAVGAGMAMAGKMDQKGYKVYVLMGDGELGEGSVWEAAQIAAHYKLDNLIGIVDRNKLQISGCTEDILRLEDLMNKWSAFGWEVLNVDGHNFEELLKIFKAIPLTKNKPHVIIAHTTKGKGVSFMENDRSWHHRVPSKEEFEKALGELSTKLRELEENE, encoded by the coding sequence ATGAAACAGTTGGAGAGGAAAGCACTTCAGTTGAGAATCGAGGTACTCAAAATGATCTACGAAGCTGGTTCTGGCCACATCGGAGGTTCTCTTTCTTCGCTGGATATTTTGGTGAGCCTCTTTTATGGAGTTATGCGATTTGACCCTCACCGCCCCTTTTGGGAAGAACGGGACAGGTTTATACTCAGTAAGGGGCACAGTGTTGAGGCTTATTATGCCGTGTTGGCTGATCTGGGCTTCTTTCCCCGAGAAGAATTGCGTAACTACTGCCGTTTTGGTTCTCGCTTGACTGGTCATCCTACCACCAAAGTGCCCGGGGTTGAAGTTAACACTGGATCTCTGGGCCATGGCTTGGCAGTAGGCGCTGGTATGGCCATGGCTGGGAAGATGGATCAGAAAGGTTACAAAGTTTATGTCTTAATGGGTGATGGCGAGTTGGGAGAAGGCTCGGTTTGGGAAGCGGCGCAAATTGCTGCTCACTACAAACTGGACAACCTGATTGGTATCGTGGATAGAAATAAACTTCAGATAAGTGGCTGCACTGAGGATATTTTGCGATTGGAAGATTTGATGAATAAGTGGAGTGCTTTTGGCTGGGAAGTTCTGAATGTTGACGGACACAATTTTGAAGAGTTATTGAAAATTTTTAAAGCAATACCCTTGACTAAAAATAAACCTCATGTGATTATCGCTCACACCACAAAAGGGAAGGGTGTATCCTTTATGGAGAACGACCGGAGCTGGCATCACCGGGTTCCCAGCAAAGAGGAGTTTGAGAAAGCTTTGGGAGAGCTAAGTACGAAGTTGAGGGAGCTTGAGGAAAATGAATAA
- a CDS encoding transketolase family protein, which yields MNKIALRHAIAEALFSIAQVDPRVVVVTSDARGSAGISMFFDQMPERAVEVGIAEQSAVGIAAGLALSGKKAFVFGPACFYSARSFEQIKNDVAYTGSNVKIIGVSGGVSYGPLGSTHHTLHDIALFRATPGIDVILPSDAFQANAIIKMLCERENPAYLRVGRNPVPLIYDSPKSTFNYGRGVVLRKGQDVVLIATGEVVWHALEAARLLAEAGIDATVLDMPFIKPLDEELIIEVASQIQRVVTIEEHSVYGGLGEAVTHCLSELPSVAVKILGIPDEYPVTGTQEEVYRHYGFHAEGIKGAVMDFLGKVG from the coding sequence ATGAATAAAATTGCTTTGAGACATGCCATTGCCGAGGCTTTGTTTTCGATTGCTCAGGTTGACCCCAGGGTTGTAGTGGTAACTTCCGATGCTCGAGGTTCTGCGGGGATAAGTATGTTTTTTGACCAAATGCCTGAGAGGGCTGTAGAAGTGGGCATAGCAGAGCAGTCAGCGGTAGGAATAGCTGCTGGCCTGGCACTTTCCGGTAAAAAGGCTTTTGTTTTTGGTCCTGCTTGCTTTTACTCTGCACGCAGCTTTGAGCAAATTAAAAATGATGTTGCCTACACGGGAAGTAACGTTAAAATTATTGGGGTAAGCGGAGGGGTGAGTTATGGACCACTTGGAAGTACCCATCACACTCTCCACGATATAGCTCTCTTTAGGGCTACACCGGGTATAGATGTTATATTACCTTCCGATGCTTTTCAGGCTAACGCAATAATAAAGATGCTTTGCGAAAGGGAAAACCCAGCTTATTTGAGAGTGGGTAGAAATCCGGTTCCGCTTATCTATGATAGTCCAAAGAGCACTTTCAATTATGGGAGAGGAGTGGTTTTGAGAAAAGGTCAAGACGTGGTTTTAATAGCCACCGGAGAGGTAGTATGGCACGCTCTTGAGGCAGCCAGATTGCTTGCCGAGGCAGGCATTGATGCCACCGTTCTGGATATGCCCTTTATAAAGCCTCTCGACGAAGAATTGATAATTGAAGTGGCTTCGCAGATTCAGCGAGTGGTTACCATTGAAGAACACAGCGTGTATGGAGGGTTGGGAGAGGCGGTTACCCACTGTCTTTCCGAGCTGCCATCGGTAGCGGTAAAGATTCTGGGTATTCCTGATGAGTATCCGGTTACCGGAACCCAGGAAGAAGTATATAGGCATTACGGTTTCCATGCTGAAGGCATAAAGGGTGCAGTAATGGATTTTCTTGGGAAAGTTGGGTGA
- a CDS encoding FGGY family carbohydrate kinase, translating to MSLSASYVLVIDQSTTGTKAILFDESCRPVERANAHHKQYYPRPGWVEHDPVEIVNCTYEACKKLIEKAEVDVQKIRAIGITNQRETVVAWDREGRPIYNAIVWQCQRGKELCDSLREAGYGNFVKERTGLLLDPYFSASKIAWIFSNLKSWPGSRELQWDEILVGTIDSWLVWNFTGGKMHATDYSNASRTMLLNIDTLEWDEEILELFSIPRSVLPELLPSDALFGYTDLGGILPNPLPIAAVMGDSSAALYGQLGYEFGAVKATYGTGTSIMVNTGNTKYVARSAVTSVGWFVNEKPTFVLEGNIHSSGDTIRWLIEEVGLYSAYEEVEQLAKALDDNQGVYLVPAFVGLGAPYWKSGARALICGLSRGVDKRHFARAAVESIAYQVFDLFEAIAKEGGFRFELLRADGGATRNDFLMQFQADLLRVPVAVSSIEECSARGVALLAAQKVGILDEQALSLTSRLYEPRMDLALRNQYLSGWHKAVERAMLGV from the coding sequence ATGAGCTTGTCAGCGTCTTATGTTCTGGTTATTGACCAGAGTACTACAGGGACCAAGGCTATCCTTTTCGATGAAAGTTGTCGACCTGTAGAGCGAGCTAATGCTCATCATAAACAGTATTATCCTCGCCCTGGATGGGTGGAACACGACCCGGTAGAAATCGTTAATTGTACTTACGAAGCTTGCAAGAAACTAATAGAAAAAGCTGAAGTGGATGTGCAAAAAATAAGAGCTATTGGTATTACCAATCAGAGAGAAACAGTCGTTGCCTGGGACAGGGAAGGGAGGCCAATTTATAATGCTATCGTTTGGCAGTGTCAGAGAGGAAAAGAGCTTTGTGATAGTTTGAGGGAAGCTGGTTATGGGAATTTCGTAAAAGAGAGAACAGGTCTTTTGCTCGATCCTTATTTTTCAGCAAGTAAAATAGCCTGGATTTTTAGTAACCTTAAGAGTTGGCCAGGAAGCCGTGAATTGCAATGGGATGAGATTCTGGTTGGGACCATTGATTCCTGGTTGGTGTGGAATTTTACTGGTGGAAAGATGCATGCCACCGATTACTCCAATGCCAGTCGGACCATGCTTTTAAATATTGATACTTTGGAATGGGATGAAGAAATTTTGGAGTTGTTTTCCATACCTCGTTCGGTTCTTCCTGAACTTCTTCCTTCTGATGCCCTGTTCGGATATACGGATCTGGGAGGTATTTTGCCTAATCCTTTACCGATTGCTGCGGTTATGGGTGACTCAAGTGCTGCTCTTTATGGTCAACTGGGATATGAATTTGGGGCAGTTAAAGCGACTTATGGGACAGGAACTTCGATAATGGTCAATACCGGCAATACAAAGTATGTCGCTCGCTCAGCGGTTACCTCGGTTGGTTGGTTTGTAAATGAAAAGCCGACTTTTGTGCTGGAAGGTAACATCCATAGCTCTGGAGATACCATCCGCTGGTTAATAGAGGAAGTGGGGCTATATTCAGCTTATGAAGAAGTGGAACAATTAGCCAAAGCCCTGGATGATAATCAGGGAGTGTATCTTGTGCCTGCTTTCGTGGGACTGGGAGCTCCTTACTGGAAAAGCGGTGCACGTGCTTTGATTTGTGGTCTTTCTCGGGGAGTTGATAAGAGGCATTTTGCGAGGGCAGCAGTTGAGTCCATTGCTTATCAGGTTTTTGATCTTTTTGAGGCCATTGCCAAGGAAGGAGGATTTCGTTTCGAGCTTTTGCGAGCTGATGGTGGGGCTACCAGGAATGATTTTTTGATGCAGTTTCAGGCCGACCTTTTGCGTGTACCGGTTGCAGTAAGCAGTATAGAGGAATGTTCGGCAAGGGGTGTGGCTTTGCTGGCAGCACAAAAAGTTGGAATACTTGATGAGCAAGCATTGTCGCTAACTTCCCGGCTTTATGAGCCTCGGATGGATCTGGCACTTCGTAATCAATACCTTTCGGGATGGCACAAGGCTGTGGAGCGAGCAATGCTTGGAGTGTGA
- a CDS encoding type 1 glutamine amidotransferase gives MQALIIQHVLCEGPGLLYPALSAAGWELDLRVMSEEGVVLPNSLEGYQALIILGGPMGAYEEERYPYLYQVENLIRDAYARKIPTLGICLGAQTIARAMGAWVGPNTVKEIGWSKVYLTPEGKDFWLFEGLPKELWVFQWHGDTFALPSGATLLAEGVNCKNQAFLLGNSLLALQFHLEVTPEMVDEWCKVYRDELVEFGGPGFAEKLSEETKRRFEEDRKIRERFLESLLLFLAKAK, from the coding sequence TTGCAGGCGCTGATTATACAGCACGTGCTTTGTGAAGGTCCGGGTCTTTTGTACCCGGCTCTTTCTGCTGCAGGTTGGGAGCTTGATTTACGGGTAATGAGTGAGGAAGGAGTAGTTCTTCCCAACTCTCTGGAGGGTTATCAGGCATTGATAATCCTGGGCGGTCCAATGGGAGCTTATGAGGAAGAGCGCTATCCCTATCTTTATCAGGTTGAAAACTTAATACGTGATGCTTATGCACGGAAGATCCCCACGCTGGGTATTTGCCTTGGGGCTCAAACCATTGCCAGGGCGATGGGTGCCTGGGTGGGTCCAAACACAGTTAAAGAAATTGGTTGGTCAAAAGTTTATTTAACTCCAGAAGGCAAAGATTTCTGGCTTTTTGAGGGACTTCCTAAAGAACTTTGGGTTTTTCAATGGCATGGTGATACCTTTGCTTTGCCTTCAGGGGCTACGCTCCTTGCAGAAGGAGTGAATTGCAAAAACCAGGCCTTTTTGCTGGGGAATAGTCTTCTGGCTTTGCAATTTCATCTTGAGGTAACCCCAGAGATGGTGGATGAATGGTGCAAAGTGTATCGCGATGAACTGGTCGAGTTTGGAGGACCGGGTTTTGCAGAGAAGCTTTCTGAGGAAACCAAAAGACGTTTTGAGGAGGACCGAAAAATCCGGGAGCGTTTTCTTGAAAGCCTACTTCTTTTCCTTGCAAAAGCTAAATAA
- a CDS encoding GH1 family beta-glucosidase: MCKFPSNFIFGVATAAYQIEGAWNEDGKGESIWDRFVHTPGTIKDGTTGDVACDHYHRFEEDVELMKKLGIDAYRFSISWPRIFPEGKGQINEKGVRFYQQLIEKLKAAGIKPAVTLYHWDLPQALQDRGGWESEETVEAFQDYAAFVFQQFGKEVFMWITHNEPWVVAFPGHYEGWMAPGKKDFLAALRVSRNLSLAHGLAVQEFRKQGISSPIGITLNLSPVHPASKNEEDLLAAKRYDGYLNRWFLDPVFKGFFPEDMLEWYKQKGFALPQFNEEEAKLVTQPLDFLGINYYSRHIVKKGGHPLLEIEFVHPENSKYCEMGWEIYPPGMYEIIKRVAEDYHPHEIYITENGVSFADQPNQEGKIDDEERVVFLREHLKELYRAIREGYPVKGYFLWSLLDNFEWAQGYAQRFGIIYTDYQTLRRIPKKSFYWYQRVVKEKALP, from the coding sequence ATGTGTAAATTTCCTTCAAATTTCATTTTCGGGGTAGCCACTGCAGCCTATCAAATTGAGGGAGCATGGAACGAAGATGGAAAAGGAGAAAGCATCTGGGACCGCTTTGTTCACACTCCAGGAACCATCAAAGATGGAACCACAGGAGACGTAGCCTGTGACCACTATCACCGCTTTGAAGAAGACGTTGAACTCATGAAAAAGTTGGGAATAGATGCCTACCGCTTTTCCATCTCCTGGCCAAGAATATTTCCTGAAGGAAAAGGCCAAATAAATGAAAAAGGAGTAAGATTCTACCAGCAACTGATAGAGAAACTCAAGGCAGCCGGCATAAAACCAGCAGTTACCCTCTACCACTGGGACTTACCTCAGGCTCTTCAAGATAGGGGAGGATGGGAAAGCGAAGAAACAGTCGAAGCTTTCCAGGATTATGCAGCGTTTGTATTTCAACAGTTCGGCAAAGAGGTGTTTATGTGGATAACCCATAATGAGCCCTGGGTGGTAGCCTTTCCAGGGCACTACGAAGGCTGGATGGCACCGGGCAAAAAGGATTTCTTAGCTGCTTTACGTGTGAGCCGCAACCTCTCGCTTGCCCATGGTCTGGCAGTACAGGAATTTCGCAAGCAAGGTATTTCCAGTCCCATAGGAATTACACTTAACCTGTCTCCGGTCCATCCTGCATCAAAAAACGAGGAAGATCTCCTGGCTGCTAAGCGCTATGACGGATATTTGAATCGCTGGTTTCTTGACCCAGTATTCAAAGGCTTTTTTCCCGAAGACATGCTCGAATGGTATAAACAAAAGGGATTCGCTTTGCCCCAATTTAATGAGGAAGAAGCGAAATTGGTAACCCAACCTCTGGACTTTCTGGGTATCAACTACTATTCGCGTCACATAGTCAAAAAAGGGGGTCATCCCCTCTTAGAAATCGAGTTTGTCCACCCTGAAAACAGCAAATATTGTGAAATGGGCTGGGAGATATATCCTCCTGGCATGTATGAAATCATAAAGAGGGTAGCTGAGGATTACCATCCACACGAGATATACATTACCGAGAACGGAGTTTCTTTTGCCGATCAACCAAATCAGGAAGGCAAAATCGATGATGAAGAAAGGGTGGTGTTTCTTAGGGAACACCTCAAGGAACTGTATCGCGCCATCAGAGAAGGATATCCCGTAAAGGGATACTTTTTATGGTCACTTCTCGATAATTTCGAGTGGGCACAGGGCTATGCTCAGCGCTTTGGAATCATTTACACCGATTATCAAACTCTGCGCAGAATTCCCAAAAAAAGCTTTTACTGGTACCAGCGGGTGGTAAAAGAAAAAGCGTTGCCTTAG
- a CDS encoding carbohydrate ABC transporter permease, whose amino-acid sequence MPTKNLPAQIFLHLLLIMGAIFMLLPLFWCVSSSFKVSGEIFNYPPTLFPKQPILDNYKELFSKFPYGRWYVNSILVTTLLTILSVFFCSLAGFAFAKYRFALRKPLFAVVLAALIVPFQVILIPLYVITIKLGWMNTYYALVIPFMASPFGIFLMRQFMVDSIPNEVMESARIDGCSEFAIFLKFALPLSRPALGAFAIYQFVFSWNSFLWPLIVLNETEKYTLPVGLQSLFGIFYLKEFGTLMAGSALMIIPVVSLFVFMQKHFVSGLTVGAVKE is encoded by the coding sequence ATGCCAACTAAAAACTTACCCGCTCAAATCTTCTTGCATCTTCTTCTCATTATGGGAGCCATATTCATGCTCCTTCCTCTTTTTTGGTGTGTTTCTTCTTCTTTCAAAGTTTCAGGAGAAATCTTCAACTACCCTCCCACCCTCTTTCCTAAGCAACCCATTCTCGACAATTACAAAGAGCTCTTTTCAAAATTCCCCTATGGAAGGTGGTATGTAAACAGCATCTTGGTTACCACTCTGCTTACCATTCTTTCTGTTTTCTTTTGCTCATTAGCCGGCTTTGCTTTTGCCAAATATCGTTTTGCCCTGCGCAAACCCCTCTTTGCAGTGGTTCTGGCTGCGCTTATCGTACCTTTTCAGGTAATTCTCATACCACTTTACGTGATTACCATTAAGTTGGGTTGGATGAACACCTATTACGCTCTGGTCATACCCTTCATGGCTTCGCCCTTTGGAATTTTCTTGATGCGCCAGTTTATGGTAGACAGCATACCCAACGAAGTTATGGAAAGCGCTCGTATCGACGGCTGTAGCGAATTTGCGATTTTTCTCAAATTCGCCTTGCCTTTAAGTAGGCCAGCACTCGGTGCTTTTGCCATTTACCAATTTGTGTTTTCCTGGAACAGTTTTCTCTGGCCCCTTATCGTTCTTAACGAAACGGAAAAATATACCCTTCCAGTCGGCTTACAAAGCCTTTTTGGGATTTTCTATTTGAAAGAATTCGGCACTCTTATGGCTGGATCGGCATTAATGATCATTCCAGTAGTGAGCTTGTTCGTTTTCATGCAGAAACACTTTGTTTCCGGATTGACTGTAGGTGCTGTTAAAGAGTGA
- a CDS encoding carbohydrate ABC transporter permease, with protein sequence MLKNIACLWQNKQHRIAPYLFISPFYILFAVFMVYPLCFGLYLSLHEWSGIGEMTYVGLGNYVNLLKDPDFHLAFSNTLWYMGASLVINLVFSLLLAVLLNSALIKAKKLFRTIYFVPIVTSVVAAAIVFTLFYDRDYGLFNVLFMALGRKPLDWLGSTSLSKLAVIGLIAWRWTGFNMVYFLAGLQSIPRSLYEAAVVDGASPLQSFLKITLPLLKPVILFVVVITLIGSIQIFDEPYILTGGGPADSSMSLVIYLFRTGMEYLNLGYAAAIGFIIFGMTFILSWIQINLMGGFEGEKS encoded by the coding sequence ATGTTGAAAAACATAGCCTGCCTTTGGCAAAACAAACAACACAGAATAGCTCCCTACCTTTTCATATCGCCTTTTTACATCCTCTTTGCTGTCTTTATGGTGTATCCCCTTTGTTTTGGTCTTTATCTCAGTCTACACGAGTGGTCAGGAATTGGCGAAATGACTTACGTAGGGCTGGGGAATTACGTGAACCTCCTTAAAGATCCGGATTTTCATCTGGCTTTTTCCAATACCCTCTGGTACATGGGAGCCAGTCTGGTGATTAACCTGGTCTTTTCCCTACTCCTTGCTGTGTTGCTTAACTCAGCTCTGATCAAGGCTAAGAAGTTATTCCGCACCATCTATTTCGTCCCTATAGTTACCTCAGTAGTTGCAGCCGCTATCGTATTCACACTTTTTTATGACCGAGATTATGGTCTGTTCAACGTGCTCTTTATGGCCTTAGGTAGAAAGCCCCTTGACTGGTTAGGGAGCACTTCACTTTCCAAACTGGCAGTAATAGGGCTTATTGCTTGGAGATGGACTGGTTTTAATATGGTTTACTTTCTGGCGGGATTACAATCCATACCCAGGTCACTTTATGAGGCCGCGGTAGTGGATGGAGCCAGCCCGTTGCAGAGCTTTTTGAAAATAACCCTTCCTCTTTTAAAGCCAGTAATTTTATTCGTGGTGGTCATAACTTTAATTGGTTCCATCCAAATCTTTGACGAACCCTATATCCTCACCGGTGGTGGTCCTGCCGACTCGAGCATGAGTTTGGTCATTTATCTTTTCCGCACTGGCATGGAATATCTCAACCTTGGTTATGCAGCCGCCATAGGCTTTATCATCTTTGGAATGACCTTTATCCTTTCCTGGATTCAGATCAACCTGATGGGTGGTTTTGAAGGTGAAAAAAGTTAG
- a CDS encoding ABC transporter substrate-binding protein, whose amino-acid sequence MKKITTLMLAILMTVILLGVNGASTKEEITISMWTHDNLYVEFFTRRGEEWAAMHPEYKINFEFTQIPYNQLWPKILTALAAGKGVPDLIGIEINAFSRFMKGDIAEKTLVDLTPLIGEERDKFLRWEPYMYKGKIYGVESALCPVVLYYRKSVFDEAGIATPLETWEDFIEAGRKLKEKGHYIAAVESSGDAPHHFLALYYQQDGVLFDSEGNLMAEDDPRAIRALRFLQEGVQEGILWPTSSYYDAPHFAALKEGKVVGNYMPDWWSVYYQKPQVPEQAGEWRIQLLPAWEEGGRRSSTAGGTGFAITKYSKNPELVFDFLHYTYMTKENQIKRFLELQYFPTMIEAITDPQITEFSDPYYGNQKIGKVFSEAALQIPVQWQSPYWSEAMQALYKEAVTPVIAGQKTPEQGLKDAISKIRSLMK is encoded by the coding sequence ATGAAAAAAATCACAACCTTGATGCTCGCCATTTTGATGACTGTGATTCTCCTGGGAGTCAATGGGGCAAGTACCAAGGAAGAAATAACTATCTCCATGTGGACCCACGACAATCTCTATGTGGAATTTTTCACAAGAAGAGGCGAAGAGTGGGCCGCTATGCATCCGGAATACAAAATAAATTTTGAATTCACCCAGATACCTTACAACCAGCTCTGGCCCAAAATCCTCACCGCTCTCGCAGCTGGCAAAGGAGTGCCTGACCTAATCGGTATTGAGATAAACGCCTTCTCTCGCTTCATGAAAGGAGATATTGCCGAAAAAACCTTGGTAGATCTCACTCCGCTAATTGGAGAAGAAAGGGACAAATTCTTGCGCTGGGAACCTTATATGTATAAAGGAAAAATTTATGGTGTAGAAAGCGCACTCTGTCCAGTAGTTCTATACTACCGGAAATCGGTCTTCGATGAAGCAGGAATTGCTACTCCTCTTGAAACCTGGGAAGATTTTATTGAAGCAGGTCGCAAACTTAAAGAAAAAGGCCATTACATAGCAGCCGTTGAAAGCAGTGGAGACGCTCCCCATCACTTCCTTGCTCTTTATTACCAACAAGACGGAGTGCTCTTTGACAGCGAAGGCAATCTGATGGCCGAAGACGATCCCCGCGCAATCCGGGCTTTGCGTTTCCTCCAGGAAGGAGTTCAGGAAGGCATTCTGTGGCCCACTTCTTCTTACTATGATGCACCTCACTTCGCTGCTTTGAAAGAGGGTAAAGTGGTTGGCAATTACATGCCTGATTGGTGGTCAGTATATTACCAAAAACCCCAGGTGCCCGAGCAAGCTGGAGAATGGCGGATTCAGCTTCTACCCGCTTGGGAAGAAGGTGGCAGACGTAGTAGCACTGCTGGTGGAACCGGTTTTGCAATAACTAAATACTCCAAAAACCCGGAGCTGGTCTTTGATTTCCTGCACTACACCTACATGACCAAAGAAAACCAGATCAAGCGCTTCTTAGAGCTTCAGTACTTTCCGACTATGATTGAAGCTATTACCGATCCCCAAATCACCGAATTCTCAGATCCTTACTATGGAAATCAGAAAATTGGAAAGGTCTTTTCCGAAGCCGCTTTACAGATTCCGGTGCAATGGCAAAGCCCTTACTGGTCAGAAGCTATGCAAGCTCTCTACAAAGAAGCTGTCACCCCAGTAATAGCTGGCCAAAAAACTCCCGAACAAGGCTTGAAAGACGCAATCTCTAAAATTCGCAGTCTTATGAAATGA
- a CDS encoding uroporphyrinogen decarboxylase family protein: protein MSYEINPQERFYKCLNREKVDHPPVLAYHFLLPRGKSERELRNAGCVLIMGVPIYEIAFPSEITVEEKKTWKNGEALTIRTYSTPVGSLQEVFKIGPYGSEWKQEHFIKQPQDYQTMTYLLEKAIFREKIADFLQIAQELGEDGVAVPMLPLFERSPFQKLLIDLAGPERTLLDLYDHPKDLEMFINCLCQKMEEAMHIYHSLPEKKLFWWVDNITSDFTSPRLFEQFCLPIYQKYLTPLRKEGITCMLHLDGKLSALKELISKAPIDVVESFTMPEQGGDLELEEAHKVWKDKVIAANIPANLAYRQEKEIAEFFENLMGRRCLKERFVLELSEDLPREHLGKVLSALSKTLSNLQKGGE from the coding sequence TTGAGCTACGAAATAAACCCTCAAGAAAGGTTCTACAAATGTCTCAACAGAGAAAAAGTTGATCATCCACCGGTTCTGGCTTATCACTTCTTGCTCCCCCGGGGCAAGTCAGAACGGGAACTCCGAAACGCTGGGTGCGTTTTAATAATGGGTGTTCCCATTTACGAAATAGCTTTCCCGTCTGAGATAACCGTGGAAGAGAAAAAAACCTGGAAAAATGGAGAAGCTCTAACCATAAGAACCTATTCCACACCCGTGGGTTCTTTGCAAGAAGTGTTTAAAATAGGACCCTATGGAAGTGAATGGAAACAGGAACACTTTATCAAACAACCTCAAGATTATCAAACCATGACCTATCTCCTAGAGAAGGCCATTTTCCGTGAAAAGATAGCGGATTTCTTACAAATCGCCCAAGAACTGGGTGAAGACGGTGTAGCGGTTCCCATGTTACCCCTGTTTGAGCGCTCGCCATTTCAGAAGCTACTGATCGATCTTGCTGGCCCTGAAAGAACTCTTCTGGACCTTTACGATCACCCCAAAGATTTGGAAATGTTCATTAATTGTTTATGCCAGAAAATGGAAGAAGCAATGCATATCTACCATTCCCTACCCGAAAAGAAACTGTTCTGGTGGGTAGATAACATTACCTCGGATTTCACCTCTCCTCGGCTTTTTGAGCAGTTTTGTCTTCCTATCTACCAGAAATACCTCACCCCCCTCCGCAAGGAGGGAATTACCTGCATGCTGCATCTTGACGGGAAATTATCAGCGTTGAAAGAGTTGATAAGCAAAGCCCCGATAGATGTTGTAGAATCCTTTACTATGCCTGAACAAGGGGGTGATCTGGAATTAGAAGAAGCTCACAAAGTGTGGAAAGATAAGGTGATAGCAGCCAACATTCCCGCGAATCTTGCCTATCGTCAAGAAAAAGAAATTGCCGAATTCTTCGAAAACTTGATGGGAAGGAGGTGCCTTAAAGAAAGGTTTGTTCTGGAACTCAGTGAAGATTTACCCCGCGAACACCTGGGGAAAGTGCTGTCAGCACTTTCAAAAACTTTGAGCAACTTACAAAAAGGAGGAGAGTGA
- a CDS encoding LacI family DNA-binding transcriptional regulator: MQKKERTPTIKDVAKRAGVSVATVSAVINRNRFVSSELVEKVFKAIQELGYHPNRIARGLKKRQSFNVVYIIPDITNPIFASVTRGIQDVMEKSCYDVSIYNTDFSDKKLFHQLTNVLENRPDGIILSAWHSPEIKRAISLIQQFNIPLVLVHAPRNVEGIDAIFVDDENGAFEAVNYLLRLGHRKVLSLGVKNSTTSSLREAGYRKAFKKMGLSIEEKLVLKSDSFAPQSACLSIYKALKSNINFTAVFAHSDSLAVGALEALNDRGIQVPEEVSVMGFDGTYSFCTLPRLSTMLIPNYEMGKKAAEILLKRIAGNSSGVIREEIKPRIVIQKSTQATQKKP, from the coding sequence ATGCAGAAAAAAGAACGAACTCCAACCATCAAAGATGTAGCCAAACGAGCAGGTGTCTCAGTTGCTACGGTTTCTGCGGTTATCAACCGCAACCGTTTTGTAAGCAGTGAATTGGTAGAGAAAGTTTTTAAGGCTATTCAGGAACTGGGTTACCATCCCAATCGGATAGCCAGAGGCCTAAAAAAAAGACAAAGTTTTAACGTGGTTTATATAATACCTGACATTACCAACCCCATTTTTGCCAGTGTAACCAGAGGAATTCAGGACGTCATGGAAAAAAGCTGCTATGATGTCTCCATTTACAATACTGACTTTTCAGACAAAAAGCTCTTCCATCAACTCACCAATGTCCTGGAAAACAGACCAGACGGGATAATACTTAGTGCTTGGCACAGTCCTGAAATTAAAAGAGCCATATCCTTAATTCAGCAATTCAACATTCCCTTAGTGTTAGTCCACGCTCCCCGCAACGTGGAAGGAATCGATGCCATTTTTGTAGATGACGAAAACGGAGCTTTTGAAGCCGTAAACTATCTTCTAAGGTTGGGCCATCGTAAGGTTCTCTCCTTGGGAGTCAAAAACAGTACCACCAGCTCCCTGCGTGAGGCTGGCTATCGCAAAGCATTTAAAAAAATGGGCTTATCAATTGAAGAAAAATTAGTTCTTAAAAGCGACAGCTTTGCACCGCAGAGTGCCTGTTTAAGTATTTATAAAGCCCTTAAAAGCAACATCAACTTTACAGCAGTATTTGCACACAGTGACTCCCTGGCCGTGGGTGCCCTGGAAGCACTCAATGATAGAGGCATCCAGGTTCCTGAAGAAGTATCCGTGATGGGCTTTGACGGCACCTACTCCTTTTGTACCCTTCCCCGGCTGAGCACCATGCTCATACCCAACTATGAAATGGGCAAAAAAGCTGCAGAAATCCTTCTGAAAAGAATTGCTGGTAATAGTTCCGGTGTAATCAGAGAAGAAATAAAGCCCCGCATAGTAATACAAAAATCGACCCAAGCAACCCAGAAAAAACCATAA